A single window of Rubripirellula lacrimiformis DNA harbors:
- a CDS encoding ECF-type sigma factor produces the protein MTSITDLLTKSTKGESGGTDQLFSLMYEDLCRLAGRFLQNEPLRHRLSSSSLVHQAYVRMVDQSRINWQGKTHFFAIGATVMRRILVDHARKVRSLKRGGGWERRQLTDEVTFKLNDDDDVVALDELLKTLADLNPRQAKIVELRFFGGMTMREISTEMNLGLRTVEKEWAMSRAWMRRELRSGDIADDTQTSNELTSNESTGDA, from the coding sequence ATGACTTCGATCACGGATCTTCTGACCAAAAGTACGAAAGGCGAATCAGGTGGTACCGACCAACTGTTTTCGCTGATGTACGAAGACCTTTGTCGGCTGGCCGGTCGGTTTCTCCAGAACGAACCCTTGCGTCACCGGTTGTCATCATCGTCCTTGGTGCACCAAGCCTATGTGCGGATGGTGGACCAATCTCGTATCAATTGGCAAGGCAAGACGCACTTCTTTGCGATCGGCGCGACGGTCATGCGTCGTATCCTGGTCGATCACGCCCGAAAAGTTCGGTCGCTGAAACGGGGTGGTGGTTGGGAACGTCGTCAATTGACCGACGAAGTCACCTTCAAGCTGAATGACGACGACGACGTGGTCGCGTTGGACGAACTGCTGAAGACGTTGGCGGATCTGAATCCACGCCAAGCGAAGATTGTCGAGCTGCGATTCTTTGGCGGCATGACGATGCGAGAAATTTCAACCGAAATGAATCTGGGACTGCGAACGGTTGAAAAGGAATGGGCCATGTCGCGAGCCTGGATGCGGCGGGAACTGCGCAGCGGTGACATTGCCGACGACACCCAAACTAGCAACGAACTGACCAGCAACGAATCGACTGGGGACGCGTAA
- the odhB gene encoding 2-oxoglutarate dehydrogenase complex dihydrolipoyllysine-residue succinyltransferase — translation MSETIQVEVPTVGESISEVQIGQWLKAEGEWVESGQDIVEIETEKASVQIPAPVSGFLESIQKQAEEFAVIGEVIATMRVAPQPAGGTAPAAAPQAAAPAPAASPAPAASPAAGSSSGFVMPAAQRLLDQHGLKASDVAATGPGGRLLKEDIQAHIDRRPAPVAPPAAPAKPPTAVAAPRRQAAGSLVADGPAHRTEEVKPLSMLRRTIAARLVEAQQTAALLTTFNEIDMSPTMTIRKQYKDRFAERHGVKLGFMSFFAKAAVEALKQFPAVNAEIRDGNAIYRNYQDIGIAIGGGKGLVVPILRNVERMSFADIEGTIGDFAKQAGENRLQPEDLMGGTFTISNGGIYGSLLSTPIVNPPQSGILGLHSIQERPVAIDGQVVIRPMMYVALTYDHRIVDGREAVGFLKTIKEVIEEPARLFLEL, via the coding sequence GTGAGCGAAACGATTCAGGTCGAAGTCCCCACCGTTGGCGAATCCATCAGCGAAGTCCAAATTGGCCAGTGGTTGAAAGCCGAAGGCGAATGGGTCGAATCGGGACAGGACATTGTCGAAATCGAGACTGAAAAGGCATCGGTTCAGATCCCCGCGCCTGTATCAGGCTTTCTAGAAAGCATCCAAAAACAGGCCGAAGAATTTGCGGTGATCGGCGAAGTGATCGCGACCATGCGAGTTGCTCCGCAGCCGGCCGGTGGAACGGCACCAGCGGCAGCACCGCAAGCAGCAGCCCCCGCTCCGGCGGCATCGCCGGCCCCAGCGGCGTCGCCCGCCGCGGGATCATCCAGCGGTTTTGTGATGCCAGCGGCCCAACGGCTGTTGGACCAACATGGATTGAAGGCCAGCGACGTCGCGGCAACCGGTCCGGGCGGACGACTTTTGAAGGAAGACATTCAGGCGCACATCGATCGTCGACCTGCACCGGTCGCCCCACCGGCAGCGCCGGCCAAGCCGCCAACTGCGGTTGCCGCCCCCCGACGACAAGCCGCCGGTTCGCTGGTGGCCGACGGACCAGCCCACCGGACCGAAGAAGTCAAACCGCTGTCGATGCTGCGGCGAACGATCGCAGCCCGCTTGGTCGAGGCTCAGCAGACGGCCGCGTTGCTGACCACGTTCAACGAAATCGACATGTCCCCCACGATGACGATCCGAAAACAGTACAAGGATCGATTCGCGGAACGTCATGGCGTCAAACTCGGCTTCATGTCGTTCTTTGCCAAAGCGGCGGTCGAAGCGCTCAAACAGTTCCCAGCTGTGAACGCCGAGATCCGTGACGGCAACGCCATCTATCGCAACTATCAAGACATCGGCATCGCGATCGGCGGCGGCAAAGGGTTGGTCGTTCCTATCCTTCGCAACGTCGAACGAATGTCCTTTGCCGACATCGAAGGCACGATTGGTGATTTCGCCAAACAGGCGGGCGAAAACCGCTTGCAACCCGAAGACTTGATGGGCGGTACGTTCACCATTTCCAACGGCGGCATCTACGGTTCGCTGCTGTCGACCCCGATCGTCAATCCACCGCAAAGTGGCATCCTTGGTCTGCACTCGATCCAAGAACGCCCGGTCGCCATCGATGGCCAGGTCGTGATTCGTCCGATGATGTACGTCGCGCTTACCTACGATCACCGAATCGTCGACGGACGCGAAGCAGTCGGCTTCTTGAAAACGATCAAAGAAGTCATCGAAGAACCAGCTCGCCTGTTCCTCGAATTATAA
- a CDS encoding SHOCT domain-containing protein has translation MGQQIAQTLAQRHGFSVDAVAHMLTAVYNGNGSMAQFSHPEFGGSGQWMAGGMMMIGDMFNQNLKFRVASLCDDCARSISENQNGSQSGVFQSQSQSSGSDYQDQNAGGSGGQNSLFAPDPRRNWWPQELGSPSASGSQNQTRYAYFANAHRLAVATGDDVWVYDTLQHNIGGFSQQQSGDGSITFTSQFGTVSLGSLPVVSRNGVAVPAPSAPNPEPVQAPLPSQQITPAVNQPSANDNQGQSSPSPSSAQPDVFDTIDRLGGLLEKGYITQQEFDQKKSDLLGRI, from the coding sequence ATGGGCCAGCAAATCGCCCAAACGCTTGCCCAACGCCACGGCTTTTCAGTCGATGCAGTCGCCCACATGTTGACGGCGGTTTACAACGGCAACGGCAGCATGGCTCAGTTCTCGCATCCGGAATTTGGTGGCTCTGGCCAGTGGATGGCCGGTGGGATGATGATGATTGGCGACATGTTCAATCAGAATCTGAAGTTCCGCGTCGCCTCGCTATGCGACGACTGTGCCCGGTCCATTTCTGAAAACCAGAACGGTTCGCAAAGCGGTGTCTTTCAGTCGCAAAGCCAAAGCAGTGGCTCGGACTACCAAGACCAAAACGCCGGCGGCAGCGGAGGCCAGAACAGTCTGTTCGCGCCCGATCCGCGTCGCAACTGGTGGCCCCAAGAACTCGGTTCGCCTTCCGCCAGCGGTTCGCAAAACCAAACGCGATACGCCTACTTTGCCAACGCACACCGATTGGCCGTCGCTACCGGCGACGATGTTTGGGTGTACGACACGCTGCAGCACAACATCGGCGGGTTCAGCCAACAACAGTCCGGCGATGGATCGATCACCTTCACCAGTCAGTTCGGGACCGTGTCGCTGGGGTCATTGCCCGTGGTCAGCCGCAACGGGGTTGCCGTGCCAGCTCCATCTGCGCCAAACCCGGAACCTGTCCAGGCACCTTTGCCCAGCCAGCAAATCACCCCTGCAGTCAATCAGCCCAGTGCAAATGACAATCAAGGTCAGTCCTCGCCCTCGCCGTCGTCGGCTCAGCCGGACGTGTTCGATACGATCGACCGCTTGGGTGGCTTGCTAGAAAAGGGCTACATCACCCAGCAAGAGTTCGACCAGAAAAAATCGGATCTGCTGGGACGTATCTAA
- a CDS encoding carboxypeptidase M32, translated as MNNHQPSNENDQRFDRVCDQARRAMVLQTTADTLEWDERTGMPVGAGSYRATQVSTLRGMVHELRTAESYGDDLCQLVEAFSDDDPHSDSAATVRELHRDWSRDRKLPTDLVRRTSQATIGGQQMWDAARKADDFSMFRDSLSEVVDLKREIGQRWAADSDRSPYEALLDEYEPNASVASLQTMFDSLRVPLVDLIAKIKDAPRQPDYSVLQRDFPIDAQRKFSHRIASLVGFDFDRGRLDETSHPFCTTLGPSDIRILTRFESDWLPSGIFGTLHEAGHGLYEQGMREEWFGLPPGSYVSLGMHESQSRLWENQVGRSHAFWRHMYGETQTTFSPQLDDVSIDEFHFAVNTIRPSLIRVEADEATYNLHIIIRFDLERQMIEGSLSIDDLPEAWNSRYESDLGIRPPSAADGVLQDVHWSAGLIGYFPTYTLGNLASAQLFDAAAAELGDLDEAFARGEFAPLLDWLVQNVHRHGRCFSGSELVRQATGSELSADALVGYLQRKLLPLYGRQ; from the coding sequence ATGAATAATCATCAACCAAGCAACGAAAACGATCAACGATTCGACCGTGTCTGCGACCAGGCGCGGCGAGCGATGGTGCTGCAGACCACAGCCGACACTCTGGAATGGGACGAGCGAACCGGAATGCCGGTCGGCGCTGGTTCCTATCGGGCGACCCAGGTATCGACGCTGCGAGGGATGGTCCACGAACTGAGGACCGCCGAATCTTATGGCGATGATCTATGCCAGTTGGTCGAAGCATTTTCCGACGACGATCCCCACAGCGATTCGGCGGCCACGGTTCGGGAACTTCATCGCGATTGGAGCCGCGACCGCAAACTGCCCACCGACCTGGTTCGTCGTACATCCCAAGCCACCATCGGTGGCCAACAGATGTGGGACGCGGCTCGCAAGGCAGACGACTTCTCGATGTTTCGCGACTCGCTTTCCGAAGTGGTCGATCTAAAACGCGAAATCGGACAGCGTTGGGCCGCCGATTCGGATCGCTCACCTTACGAAGCGCTGCTTGACGAATACGAACCGAACGCCAGCGTGGCATCGCTGCAGACGATGTTCGACAGTTTGCGAGTCCCGTTGGTCGACCTGATCGCAAAGATCAAAGACGCTCCTCGCCAACCCGACTACTCCGTTCTGCAGCGTGACTTTCCAATCGATGCCCAACGAAAGTTCAGCCACCGGATCGCATCGCTGGTAGGTTTTGATTTTGATCGTGGTCGACTGGACGAAACCTCGCACCCGTTCTGTACCACGCTAGGCCCCAGCGACATCCGAATCTTGACTCGGTTCGAATCGGATTGGTTGCCCAGCGGAATTTTCGGGACGTTGCACGAAGCCGGACACGGTCTGTACGAACAGGGCATGCGAGAAGAGTGGTTCGGTTTGCCACCGGGATCCTACGTGTCGTTAGGAATGCACGAATCCCAATCACGATTGTGGGAAAATCAGGTCGGCCGAAGCCATGCATTTTGGCGGCATATGTACGGCGAGACCCAAACCACGTTTTCACCACAACTGGACGACGTGTCGATCGACGAATTTCATTTTGCGGTCAACACGATCCGGCCTAGCCTGATTCGGGTCGAAGCCGACGAAGCAACGTACAACCTTCACATCATCATTCGCTTTGACCTCGAACGACAAATGATCGAAGGCAGTTTGTCGATCGATGATTTGCCCGAGGCCTGGAACTCGCGATACGAAAGTGACCTAGGCATCCGCCCCCCCAGCGCTGCCGACGGCGTGCTGCAGGACGTCCACTGGAGCGCCGGGTTGATCGGATATTTCCCGACCTACACGCTGGGCAATCTGGCGTCGGCTCAATTGTTCGACGCTGCGGCCGCAGAATTGGGCGATCTGGACGAAGCCTTCGCGCGAGGCGAATTTGCACCGCTGTTGGACTGGTTGGTCCAAAATGTGCATCGCCATGGACGATGCTTCAGCGGCAGCGAATTGGTCCGCCAAGCGACGGGATCCGAGCTTTCAGCGGATGCGTTGGTGGGATATCTGCAACGTAAACTTTTGCCCCTGTACGGGCGGCAGTGA
- the lpxA gene encoding acyl-ACP--UDP-N-acetylglucosamine O-acyltransferase has protein sequence MSSTIAQTAVVDPRAKLGRNVRIGHFCVIGPDVTIGDDTTIDSHCVISGNTSIGEENHFFSGCVIGTHPQDTGYRETPTCVQIGHGNTFREHCTVNRATEKEDGITRVGDNNYLMTGVHVAHDCKLGDRIVIANNGMLGGHVHVFNDVTIAGGVGVNHFASIGQMSFVSAMSRVLHDVPPYMIVDGQPAKPRAVNSVGLKRHDFPDDDIQVLTKAYRLIYRSRVGIEEARRELLETGPIRPVLKHLFDFLDYAGAGKHGRGRQQRKKAA, from the coding sequence ATGAGCAGTACCATCGCTCAAACCGCCGTCGTTGATCCCCGTGCCAAATTGGGACGCAATGTTCGTATCGGTCACTTCTGCGTTATCGGTCCCGATGTCACGATCGGTGACGACACGACCATCGATTCGCATTGCGTGATTTCGGGCAATACTTCGATCGGCGAAGAGAATCATTTTTTCTCGGGCTGTGTCATCGGTACCCATCCGCAAGACACCGGTTATCGCGAAACACCCACCTGCGTTCAGATTGGACACGGGAACACTTTTCGTGAACATTGCACGGTCAATCGCGCCACCGAAAAAGAAGACGGCATCACGCGAGTCGGCGACAACAATTACCTGATGACCGGCGTCCACGTTGCACACGATTGCAAACTGGGTGACCGGATTGTGATCGCCAACAATGGAATGTTGGGCGGCCATGTTCACGTGTTCAACGACGTGACGATCGCAGGCGGTGTTGGCGTGAATCACTTTGCGTCGATCGGCCAAATGAGCTTCGTTAGTGCGATGAGCCGAGTGCTGCATGATGTGCCGCCCTACATGATCGTTGACGGCCAACCGGCCAAACCACGGGCGGTCAATAGCGTTGGTCTGAAGCGTCACGACTTTCCCGATGATGATATCCAAGTGCTTACCAAGGCCTATCGCTTGATCTACCGATCGCGTGTTGGCATTGAAGAGGCACGCCGCGAACTGCTAGAAACCGGGCCGATTCGGCCGGTGTTGAAGCACTTGTTCGATTTTCTTGACTATGCCGGAGCCGGCAAGCACGGCCGTGGCCGACAACAACGAAAGAAAGCAGCGTGA
- a CDS encoding exonuclease/endonuclease/phosphatase family protein, with amino-acid sequence MSDSQGGSPLQVAVVVLLLVGGGWYFFRHYEIAGLDSVSVTPKDGYEDDTSFVSYIDAPVTIDANRSVPTSEYSVAANPIALTSRASSPLGAQAISVDGLGDFSAPQTSLPTAQTASVTARRRTYRSIKVASWAMDGFGPTKLSNLAVRKHVSAVVRQFDVIALQQIASIERDLVPRLVEIINGGQVAGYQNRYDYVLGESSGPTGRQEQLAYIFDTTKVLVDRRQAYTVEDPQQQMTYDPLVASFRAAKPDSQTAWTFTLVNLRIDLARAPAEVALLPQVLESVRADGRGEDDVLLLGLFQADDAYLIPTMGGGPIRAAVQGRATDIFGRYHTSNLLIDTVSTSEFLGRSGVYDYPRALDLNPIEAEAVTSHLPVFADFTAHEGGKL; translated from the coding sequence ATGTCTGATTCTCAAGGTGGAAGTCCGCTACAAGTCGCCGTCGTCGTGCTTCTGCTCGTCGGCGGAGGTTGGTATTTCTTTCGTCATTACGAGATCGCCGGGCTGGATAGCGTTTCGGTCACACCGAAAGATGGCTACGAAGACGACACGTCGTTTGTCAGCTACATCGATGCCCCGGTCACGATCGACGCCAACCGATCGGTCCCGACCAGCGAATATTCGGTCGCCGCGAATCCGATCGCACTGACTTCGCGTGCATCGTCGCCCTTGGGCGCTCAGGCGATTTCGGTGGATGGTCTCGGGGACTTTTCGGCCCCGCAGACTTCATTGCCGACGGCACAAACGGCCTCGGTCACTGCCCGGCGGCGAACCTATCGCAGCATCAAAGTCGCATCGTGGGCGATGGACGGGTTCGGCCCCACCAAACTCAGCAATCTGGCGGTGCGAAAACATGTCAGCGCCGTTGTGCGGCAATTTGACGTGATCGCGCTGCAACAGATCGCTTCGATCGAACGCGACCTTGTCCCGCGACTGGTTGAAATCATCAACGGCGGCCAGGTTGCCGGGTACCAGAATCGATACGACTATGTGTTGGGTGAATCGTCGGGACCGACCGGCCGTCAGGAACAGTTGGCGTACATTTTTGATACGACCAAGGTGTTGGTCGATCGCCGCCAGGCCTACACCGTCGAAGACCCACAGCAACAGATGACCTATGACCCGTTGGTGGCTTCGTTCCGCGCCGCCAAGCCGGATTCGCAAACGGCATGGACCTTCACGCTTGTGAATTTGCGGATCGACTTGGCCCGAGCCCCGGCCGAGGTTGCTCTGCTGCCGCAGGTGCTAGAATCGGTTCGAGCCGACGGGCGAGGCGAGGATGATGTGCTGCTGTTGGGGCTGTTCCAGGCTGACGACGCGTACTTGATCCCGACCATGGGCGGCGGTCCGATCCGAGCGGCAGTGCAAGGGCGTGCGACCGATATCTTTGGCCGCTACCACACCAGCAATCTGTTGATCGATACGGTTTCGACCAGCGAGTTTCTGGGCCGATCAGGCGTTTACGACTATCCCCGTGCCCTGGACCTGAACCCGATCGAAGCCGAGGCCGTGACCAGCCACCTGCCGGTATTCGCCGACTTCACCGCCCACGAAGGTGGCAAGCTCTAA
- a CDS encoding serine/threonine protein kinase encodes MDASRYARIRELFFAIEEMPPDAQADFLRAQAGDDQELYDEIMSLLDEHDSECARIEGESAIAVSVPPMQPDLDEHDSPPGSGSSIGTHPGTESPPKGDTTRRGDSQNRTQTDADQRVGGGSAAITKHGAHRTHASPRVKQTNAAKQSSSNNQIWAKRTRNSRRRNSGWLWLAALLPTALIGWWTYRQVESMIIRSIATELKGVVDSMTLSADQFLGEKETLVESWSREPSLRSAIVELNQLAESNPPLDKLKNAKQIDQIRTQLRELSGVEDIKFVVWNDSFRTLASSIQDRRDIGKPVRPADAAYLARVMAGETVTYGPTRLTDEPGTEKPIMAVIVPIHDDSGRIIASMLVRGIGIFEEFNRIFTSIAVAGELDAYAINREGTMITESPRAISKATQGRFDLAPDQIAANLRVSDPGFLITGENAADLQRQVRPVTVAVAGAIASQPDVRTDPYMNYCGESVVGAWQWLPNRQMGVIIETTTDRAFAPARVVRFNFLLLGSLLSLTAFLAATKIARTSTAEHAAVHPLSRYDIQEQLGSGGMGVVFRANHRQLGRDAALKVLRGDRHSPEDQLRFDREARLAASLSNPHSVQIYDYGRSDQGEAYCVMEFLRGLTLQEVVARSGHQPVGRTLSILRQVCDALAEAHSMNLLHRDIKPQNVMLSLDPSVGDWAVIFDFGLAKPLEPDTSVYQTRETIWAGTPMYMAPERFRQPGVMDPRSDIYSVGCIAYYLLSGRPPFIESEPESLFALILSEHPIGIAIHRGEGIPTEVNDLIIKCMAKRPEDRYDSIVDVGRAIDQLRVKHPWTVDEARVWWGHHGGK; translated from the coding sequence ATGGATGCGTCCCGGTACGCTCGGATTCGCGAGTTGTTCTTTGCGATCGAAGAGATGCCACCGGATGCTCAGGCCGATTTTCTGCGGGCCCAAGCCGGTGACGACCAAGAACTGTACGACGAGATCATGTCGTTGCTGGACGAACATGATTCGGAATGCGCGCGGATCGAAGGCGAGTCCGCGATTGCCGTTTCTGTTCCTCCCATGCAACCCGACCTGGACGAACACGACTCGCCGCCCGGCAGTGGCTCTTCGATTGGAACACACCCCGGAACCGAATCGCCACCGAAAGGCGATACCACTCGCCGTGGCGATTCCCAGAACCGGACGCAAACCGACGCCGATCAACGCGTCGGTGGTGGATCGGCCGCCATCACCAAGCACGGCGCCCATCGCACGCACGCATCGCCGCGAGTCAAACAAACCAATGCTGCCAAGCAGTCGTCCAGCAACAACCAAATCTGGGCCAAACGAACTCGCAATAGTCGTCGACGCAATTCCGGTTGGCTGTGGCTAGCCGCTTTGCTTCCCACCGCGTTGATCGGTTGGTGGACCTACCGCCAGGTCGAATCGATGATCATCCGATCGATTGCCACCGAACTGAAAGGGGTCGTCGACAGCATGACGCTTTCGGCAGACCAGTTCCTGGGCGAAAAAGAAACGCTGGTCGAATCCTGGTCGCGGGAACCGAGCCTGCGAAGTGCGATTGTCGAACTGAATCAATTGGCGGAATCGAATCCACCGTTGGACAAATTGAAAAACGCCAAACAGATTGACCAGATCCGAACCCAACTTCGCGAATTGTCCGGTGTCGAAGACATCAAGTTCGTCGTTTGGAACGACTCCTTTCGGACGCTAGCCAGTTCAATCCAAGACCGCCGCGATATCGGCAAACCGGTTCGCCCTGCGGACGCCGCCTATCTTGCCCGAGTGATGGCGGGCGAAACGGTAACCTATGGCCCTACACGACTGACCGATGAACCCGGTACCGAAAAGCCCATCATGGCGGTCATCGTGCCGATCCATGACGATTCGGGCCGGATCATCGCTTCGATGCTGGTTCGGGGGATCGGCATCTTCGAAGAATTCAATCGGATCTTCACCAGCATCGCCGTTGCGGGGGAACTGGACGCCTACGCGATCAATCGCGAGGGCACCATGATCACCGAAAGCCCGCGAGCGATTTCCAAAGCGACCCAAGGCCGATTTGATTTGGCCCCGGATCAAATCGCGGCCAACCTTCGCGTATCGGATCCGGGGTTCTTGATCACCGGCGAAAACGCCGCCGACCTGCAGCGACAAGTTCGCCCCGTCACCGTCGCGGTGGCCGGCGCGATCGCGTCCCAGCCCGATGTTCGCACCGATCCCTACATGAATTACTGTGGCGAATCGGTCGTTGGTGCGTGGCAATGGCTGCCGAACCGGCAAATGGGTGTGATCATCGAAACCACCACCGACCGTGCCTTCGCCCCCGCCCGTGTGGTGCGATTCAATTTTTTGCTGCTGGGCAGCCTGCTGTCGCTCACCGCGTTTCTAGCCGCGACAAAAATCGCTCGAACTTCGACCGCCGAACACGCCGCGGTCCACCCTCTGTCGCGCTACGACATCCAGGAACAACTTGGCAGCGGCGGGATGGGCGTCGTGTTTCGAGCCAACCATCGCCAACTCGGTCGCGACGCCGCATTGAAGGTGCTGCGAGGCGATCGCCACAGCCCCGAAGATCAACTGCGTTTTGACCGCGAAGCCAGATTGGCGGCCAGTCTAAGCAATCCCCACAGTGTCCAAATCTACGACTACGGTCGCAGCGATCAGGGTGAAGCCTACTGTGTGATGGAATTCCTGCGTGGTCTGACCTTGCAAGAAGTCGTCGCCCGCAGTGGCCACCAACCCGTTGGACGAACTCTATCGATCCTTCGCCAAGTATGCGACGCGCTGGCCGAGGCGCATTCGATGAACCTTTTGCACCGGGACATCAAACCTCAAAACGTCATGCTTTCCCTGGACCCTTCGGTCGGTGATTGGGCGGTCATCTTCGACTTTGGCCTCGCCAAGCCGTTGGAACCCGACACCAGCGTCTACCAGACGCGTGAAACCATCTGGGCCGGAACGCCGATGTACATGGCACCGGAACGATTTCGTCAGCCAGGCGTGATGGACCCGCGCAGCGACATCTATTCCGTGGGCTGTATCGCGTATTACCTGCTGTCCGGCCGACCGCCGTTCATCGAATCCGAACCGGAATCACTATTCGCGTTGATCCTGTCCGAGCACCCGATCGGGATCGCCATCCACCGTGGCGAGGGCATCCCTACCGAAGTCAACGACCTGATCATCAAGTGCATGGCGAAGCGACCAGAGGACCGCTACGATTCGATCGTCGACGTCGGACGGGCCATCGACCAGCTTCGCGTCAAACATCCGTGGACGGTCGACGAAGCCAGAGTTTGGTGGGGCCACCACGGCGGAAAATAG
- a CDS encoding Gfo/Idh/MocA family oxidoreductase, whose amino-acid sequence MIKQRIAVIGAGHLGRIHAKLLGQVDGVELVGVSDPFEAARQNAAKLFSVETSADYRDLIPKIDAAVIAAPTDAHAQIATDLIAAGKHVLVEKPLTIQSADADRLVQMAAKKRVTLQVGHVERFNPAFTALGDLAVDVKYVEAVRASSFPGRCLDVGVVMDLMIHDLDLVLSMTDAPLKSVSASGMAVISDHDDLVECRLEFECGLVANLKASRVSPAPARSMQVFGANGFAEIDFGAPSLSVVRPCESVVNRSFDLAMETDNPLDYSGTLFSGKLQCETLELEPRNAILDELHDFVISIQTGISPTVDGVAGSRAVNVANRILESVQQRQWYAGAGRNETGPHAIPRERIEAVSRRIHQDRRAA is encoded by the coding sequence GTGATCAAACAACGCATCGCCGTTATCGGCGCCGGTCACCTTGGCCGTATCCATGCCAAGCTGTTGGGGCAGGTCGACGGAGTCGAACTTGTTGGCGTCAGTGACCCGTTCGAAGCCGCTCGCCAAAACGCGGCCAAATTGTTCTCGGTCGAAACATCCGCGGACTACCGGGATCTGATCCCCAAAATTGATGCTGCGGTGATCGCCGCACCGACGGACGCACACGCCCAGATCGCGACCGATTTGATCGCGGCAGGCAAGCATGTGCTGGTCGAAAAACCGCTGACCATCCAATCGGCCGACGCGGACCGTTTGGTTCAAATGGCCGCGAAGAAACGAGTCACGCTTCAGGTTGGGCACGTTGAACGTTTCAATCCAGCATTCACGGCGCTGGGCGATCTGGCGGTAGACGTAAAGTATGTCGAAGCCGTCCGCGCGTCTAGTTTTCCAGGGCGTTGTCTGGATGTGGGCGTCGTCATGGATCTGATGATCCACGATCTGGACCTGGTGCTTTCGATGACCGATGCTCCGCTGAAATCTGTCAGTGCTTCCGGCATGGCCGTGATCAGCGATCACGATGACCTGGTGGAATGCCGCTTAGAATTTGAGTGTGGCCTGGTCGCGAATTTGAAAGCGTCACGAGTCAGCCCGGCACCAGCACGTAGCATGCAAGTGTTTGGTGCAAACGGGTTTGCCGAAATTGATTTCGGTGCGCCATCATTGTCCGTTGTTCGTCCCTGCGAATCGGTCGTCAATCGATCCTTTGATTTGGCGATGGAAACCGATAACCCGTTGGACTACTCGGGAACTCTATTCAGCGGAAAGCTTCAGTGCGAAACGCTGGAATTGGAACCACGAAACGCAATCTTGGATGAACTGCATGACTTTGTCATCAGCATCCAAACCGGCATCTCGCCAACGGTGGACGGTGTTGCTGGTTCGCGTGCCGTGAACGTTGCCAATCGGATTCTTGAATCCGTTCAACAACGCCAGTGGTACGCCGGCGCTGGTCGCAACGAGACTGGGCCGCACGCGATTCCTCGCGAACGAATCGAAGCTGTCAGTCGACGGATTCATCAGGATCGACGCGCGGCTTAA
- a CDS encoding histone deacetylase family protein, whose translation MRIYYTDHFELPLPSTHRFPMDKYRRLRQRVVQNDRHRNDVLVVPPEATDDQLRLCHDQRYVGSVVDGTLTAAEIRRIGFPWSPKMVQRSRRSTGATIAASRAAIQDGISVNLAGGTHHAMHAAGEGYCVFNDAAVAIRTLQQQQVIRRACVIDLDVHQGNGTAEILSNDPTAFTFSMHGVKNFPLRKTASDLDVSLPDGTDDAPYLNQLQSALRIVESAGPFDLAIYLAGADPYVDDRLGRLALTKSGLRDRDEMLIQWATERSIPLAIAMAGGYAADIDDIVDIHASTVASAAAASVH comes from the coding sequence GTGCGGATTTACTACACCGACCATTTTGAATTGCCGTTGCCGTCCACCCATCGGTTTCCGATGGACAAGTACCGGCGGTTAAGGCAGCGAGTGGTGCAGAACGATCGCCACCGCAACGATGTGCTGGTCGTTCCGCCGGAAGCCACTGATGACCAACTGCGACTCTGTCACGACCAGCGTTACGTCGGATCCGTCGTCGATGGCACGTTAACCGCAGCAGAAATTCGTCGCATCGGATTCCCCTGGTCGCCCAAGATGGTGCAACGATCCAGACGCAGCACCGGCGCGACCATCGCGGCGTCACGCGCAGCGATCCAAGACGGCATCTCCGTCAACCTAGCCGGTGGCACGCACCACGCGATGCACGCCGCGGGCGAAGGCTATTGCGTCTTCAACGATGCTGCTGTCGCGATTCGGACACTTCAGCAACAACAAGTCATCCGCCGTGCGTGCGTGATCGACCTGGACGTCCATCAGGGCAATGGAACGGCAGAGATCCTGTCGAACGATCCCACTGCGTTCACGTTTTCGATGCACGGCGTCAAGAACTTTCCGCTTCGGAAGACCGCCAGCGACCTGGACGTTTCGCTTCCCGATGGGACCGACGACGCCCCGTACCTGAATCAACTGCAATCTGCCTTGCGGATCGTTGAATCGGCTGGCCCATTTGATCTGGCGATCTATTTGGCAGGCGCCGATCCCTACGTCGATGACCGGCTTGGCCGACTGGCGTTGACCAAATCGGGTTTGCGGGATCGCGACGAAATGTTGATTCAGTGGGCCACCGAACGATCGATTCCGCTGGCCATTGCGATGGCGGGCGGGTACGCGGCGGATATCGACGACATCGTGGATATCCATGCCAGCACGGTGGCGTCGGCCGCCGCAGCATCCGTGCACTAG